In Nocardioides marinus, one DNA window encodes the following:
- a CDS encoding glycosyltransferase encodes MRVCLVASRRHPVAEPFAGGLEALTHHLARLLVARGHEVTLYAAEGSDPTLPVRTLTPPRFRPSAAAMRDVHAPEEEWMADHHAYLALMLDLARSGADRFDVVHNHSLHHLPVAMAELVPVPLVTTLHTPPLPWLESAVAVSGGASSFTAVSECTARAWAGTVDARPVLNGVDTRAWQPGPGGGPVVWSGRLVREKAPHLAIDAARLAGREIVLAGPVQDRGYVDECVLPRLGPDARLAGHLDHRRLARLLGRASVAVVTPAWEEPYGLVAAEAMSCGTPVAAFARGALPEIVADGTGVLAGPDDVAGLAAAIDTAAGCDRRAVRRHAVGQLSAHRMVEDYEQVYASLAQQEVAA; translated from the coding sequence ATGAGGGTGTGCCTGGTCGCCTCGCGGCGCCACCCCGTGGCCGAGCCGTTCGCGGGGGGCCTGGAGGCGCTGACCCACCACCTGGCACGGCTGCTGGTCGCCCGCGGCCACGAGGTCACGCTCTACGCCGCCGAGGGCAGCGACCCCACGCTGCCGGTCCGCACCCTGACCCCGCCGCGGTTCCGCCCCAGCGCGGCCGCCATGCGCGACGTGCACGCACCCGAGGAGGAGTGGATGGCCGACCACCACGCCTACCTCGCGCTCATGCTCGACCTGGCCCGCAGCGGCGCCGACCGCTTCGACGTCGTGCACAACCACAGCCTCCACCACCTGCCCGTCGCGATGGCCGAGCTGGTGCCGGTCCCGCTCGTGACCACCCTGCACACCCCGCCGCTGCCCTGGCTGGAGTCGGCCGTCGCGGTCTCCGGGGGCGCGTCCTCCTTCACCGCGGTGAGCGAGTGCACCGCCCGGGCCTGGGCCGGCACCGTCGACGCGCGGCCGGTCCTCAACGGTGTCGACACCCGGGCCTGGCAGCCCGGTCCCGGTGGTGGTCCGGTGGTGTGGAGCGGTCGCCTGGTGCGCGAGAAGGCCCCCCACCTGGCCATCGACGCCGCGCGACTGGCCGGCCGGGAGATCGTCCTGGCCGGCCCCGTCCAGGACCGTGGGTACGTCGACGAGTGCGTGCTCCCGCGGCTCGGCCCCGACGCCCGACTGGCCGGCCACCTCGACCACCGGCGGCTCGCCCGGCTGCTGGGGCGGGCGTCGGTCGCGGTCGTGACGCCCGCGTGGGAGGAGCCCTACGGGCTGGTCGCCGCGGAGGCGATGTCCTGCGGCACCCCGGTCGCGGCGTTCGCGCGCGGTGCGCTGCCGGAGATCGTCGCGGACGGCACCGGCGTCCTCGCCGGCCCCGACGACGTGGCGGGCCTGGCCGCCGCCATCGACACCGCGGCCGGCTGTGACCGGCGCGCGGTGCGCCGGCACGCGGTCGGGCAGCTGTCCGCGCACCGCATGGTGGAGGACTACGAGCAGGTCTACGCGTCCCTCGCCCAGCAGGAGGTGGCCGCATGA
- a CDS encoding glycosyltransferase family 1 protein codes for MPHLSGPAAPAHVAAHRAPAARRPVTVASVPSGHVYVRHLAPEEDDGRVVRLPDPDPDTPQRPAGARWWPPVMLRPEWARDADFDLLHLHFGFDAVDPSTLGELTEVLRGRGKPFVLTVHDLRNPHHEDRALHDAQLDVLVPAADALVTLTTGAAAEIRRRWDREALVLPHPHVVPLAAMEAAQERRSWARGDTFRVGLHVKSLRASMAPMRLLPTLVDTVAQLPGAVLQVNGHRDVLDPDGARRDESLAAYLHEQADAGRLELHVHDFLDDQALWAYLASLDVSVLPYRFGTHSGWLEACRDLGTAVVAPTCGFYADQGPVLSYTHDESHLDEDSLAAALRRAHEQRSTHGISVAERRAQRATVAAAHDRLYRYLVTAGRA; via the coding sequence GTGCCACACCTCTCGGGACCCGCGGCTCCCGCCCACGTCGCCGCGCACCGCGCCCCGGCTGCTCGCCGGCCCGTCACCGTCGCCTCCGTGCCGTCGGGCCACGTCTACGTCCGCCACCTCGCCCCCGAGGAGGACGACGGTCGGGTGGTCCGGCTGCCCGACCCGGACCCCGACACCCCGCAGCGTCCCGCGGGCGCCCGGTGGTGGCCGCCGGTGATGCTGCGACCGGAGTGGGCGCGCGACGCCGACTTCGACCTCCTCCACCTCCACTTCGGCTTCGACGCCGTCGACCCCTCCACCCTGGGCGAGCTGACCGAGGTGCTGCGTGGTCGCGGCAAGCCGTTCGTGCTCACGGTGCACGACCTGCGCAACCCCCACCACGAGGACCGCGCCCTGCACGACGCCCAGCTCGACGTCCTGGTGCCGGCGGCCGACGCCCTGGTCACGTTGACGACCGGGGCGGCCGCCGAGATCCGGCGGCGGTGGGACCGGGAGGCGTTGGTGCTGCCGCACCCGCACGTGGTCCCGCTCGCCGCCATGGAGGCCGCGCAGGAGCGCCGCTCCTGGGCGCGCGGCGACACGTTCCGGGTGGGGCTGCACGTCAAGAGCCTGCGGGCCTCGATGGCCCCGATGCGCCTGCTGCCGACCCTCGTGGACACGGTCGCGCAGCTGCCGGGAGCGGTCTTGCAGGTCAACGGGCACCGCGACGTCCTCGACCCCGACGGGGCCCGCCGCGACGAGTCGCTGGCGGCGTACCTCCACGAGCAGGCGGACGCCGGGCGGCTCGAGCTGCACGTGCACGACTTCCTCGACGACCAGGCGCTGTGGGCCTACCTCGCCTCCCTCGACGTCTCGGTACTGCCCTACCGGTTCGGGACCCACTCCGGCTGGCTCGAGGCCTGCCGCGACCTGGGCACCGCCGTGGTCGCGCCGACCTGCGGCTTCTACGCCGACCAGGGCCCGGTGCTGTCCTACACCCACGACGAGTCCCACCTCGACGAGGACTCGCTCGCGGCCGCGCTGCGTCGTGCCCACGAGCAGCGCTCCACCCACGGCATCTCGGTCGCCGAACGACGCGCCCAGCGGGCGACGGTGGCAGCGGCGCACGACCGGCTCTACCGCTACCTCGTGACGGCGGGGCGAGCATGA
- a CDS encoding methyltransferase — translation MAMTEPTTTGRAPLDDREVRPRTAYVGRLEIQWDPRILEPRPWTAEQSRWAASLLTDLPPGPVLELCAGAGHIGLLAVAGTRRELVCVDIDPVATEYAAANARRNGLAAQVSTRTESIADAAEHPTSYSLVLADPPWVASAETGRFPEDPLRAIDGGADGSALAVDCVRTAGRVLAPGGALVLQVGTEAQLDGPVAAAGREHGLVEVERRVFERGVLALLRHADGEVSG, via the coding sequence ATGGCGATGACCGAGCCGACGACGACGGGGCGTGCGCCCCTCGACGACCGGGAGGTCCGCCCTCGGACCGCCTACGTGGGGCGACTGGAGATCCAGTGGGACCCGCGCATCCTCGAGCCGCGGCCGTGGACCGCCGAGCAGTCCCGCTGGGCCGCGTCGCTGCTGACGGACCTGCCGCCGGGCCCGGTCCTCGAGCTGTGCGCCGGCGCCGGCCACATCGGCCTGCTGGCGGTCGCGGGCACCCGGCGCGAGCTGGTCTGCGTCGACATCGACCCCGTCGCCACCGAGTACGCCGCCGCCAACGCCCGCCGCAACGGGCTCGCCGCCCAGGTGAGCACCCGCACGGAGTCGATCGCCGACGCGGCCGAGCACCCGACGTCGTACTCCCTGGTGCTGGCGGACCCGCCCTGGGTCGCCTCGGCCGAGACCGGCCGCTTCCCGGAGGACCCGCTGCGCGCCATCGACGGCGGCGCCGACGGCAGCGCGCTCGCGGTCGACTGCGTGCGTACCGCCGGCCGGGTGCTGGCGCCGGGCGGGGCCCTGGTGCTCCAGGTCGGCACGGAGGCGCAGCTCGACGGGCCGGTCGCCGCCGCCGGGCGCGAGCACGGGCTGGTGGAGGTGGAGCGGCGCGTCTTCGAGCGCGGGGTGCTGGCGCTGCTGCGCCACGCCGACGGCGAGGTCAGCGGGTGA
- a CDS encoding glycosyltransferase family 2 protein, giving the protein MSGVAVVTTAHGRHDHLRRQRLSLAAGTLVPDVHVVVAMDDPAVAGVAVEGGPPAEVLAIASPPQGLPLAAARNLGMAHALRSGCDVLIGLDVDCLAGPTMVAGYAATVRDDPATVWSGPVTYLPPPPPGGYDLRTLTARDDPHPARPAPAPGQRHRGAPAELFWSLSYAVGSATWERCGGYCEDYVGYGGEDTDLGRSLLAQGIGLGWTGDARAYHQHHPVSSPPVEHLHDVLRNGRLFRDRWGQWPMRGWLEQFERRGLVRQEGREWVLVEDGTDHEARGERAWR; this is encoded by the coding sequence GTGAGCGGCGTCGCGGTGGTGACCACCGCGCACGGACGGCACGACCACCTGCGCCGCCAGCGGCTCTCGCTGGCGGCGGGGACGCTCGTGCCGGACGTGCACGTCGTCGTGGCGATGGACGACCCGGCCGTCGCGGGCGTCGCGGTCGAGGGCGGCCCGCCCGCCGAGGTGCTCGCCATCGCCAGCCCGCCGCAGGGGCTGCCACTGGCGGCCGCCCGCAACCTCGGCATGGCCCACGCGCTGCGGTCGGGGTGCGACGTGCTGATCGGGCTCGACGTGGACTGCCTGGCCGGCCCCACGATGGTCGCGGGGTACGCCGCCACCGTCCGCGACGACCCCGCGACCGTGTGGTCGGGGCCGGTGACCTACCTCCCGCCGCCCCCTCCCGGCGGCTACGACCTGCGCACCCTGACCGCGCGCGACGACCCGCACCCCGCACGTCCGGCGCCGGCTCCCGGGCAGCGACACCGCGGAGCGCCCGCCGAGCTGTTCTGGTCGCTGTCCTACGCCGTCGGCTCCGCCACGTGGGAGCGCTGCGGCGGCTACTGCGAGGACTACGTCGGGTACGGCGGGGAGGACACCGACCTCGGTCGCTCCCTGCTGGCGCAGGGGATCGGCCTGGGGTGGACCGGTGACGCCCGCGCCTACCACCAGCACCACCCGGTCTCCTCGCCGCCGGTCGAGCACCTCCACGACGTGCTGCGCAACGGGCGGTTGTTCCGCGACAGGTGGGGCCAGTGGCCCATGCGCGGCTGGCTCGAGCAGTTCGAGCGGCGCGGCCTGGTGCGTCAGGAGGGCCGGGAATGGGTACTCGTCGAGGACGGGACCGACCACGAGGCACGAGGAGAGCGAGCATGGCGATGA
- a CDS encoding NADH:flavin oxidoreductase — MSTSPPAASDGQPQHHHPHDRPDDRPDDRPDDWPHDWPGLSEPLPQPHGEPWRNRFALAPLTNTQSHPDGTLSDDERRWLVARGTGGFGLVMTAAAYVAPAGQAWGGQLGIASDDHLPGLARLAEELRATGTTSSVQLHHGGRRSDPRLSGRPNQCPWDDPEKDAVAMTTGEVEAMVEDFVAAAVRAERAGFDGVQLHGAHGYLLGQFLDARHNDRTDRYGGDLEGRMRPLLEVVQGVRAATGPGFQLGVRLTPEGNGISLQEGVETARRLLDSDLLDHLDMSLWDVTMRPRTGADGLLIEHFARLPRRRTALGVAGGVTSAADAAWCRGQGADFVTVGTGAILHHDFAARALGDPDFRVRERPVSREELRAESVGEAFLDYLAAGWDDLVA; from the coding sequence ATGAGCACCTCGCCCCCTGCCGCCTCCGACGGCCAGCCCCAGCACCACCACCCCCACGACCGGCCCGACGACCGGCCCGACGACCGGCCCGACGACTGGCCCCACGACTGGCCCGGCCTGTCCGAGCCGCTGCCGCAGCCGCACGGCGAGCCGTGGCGCAACCGGTTCGCCCTGGCACCGCTGACCAACACCCAGAGCCACCCCGACGGCACCCTGTCCGACGACGAGCGCCGCTGGTTGGTCGCCCGCGGGACCGGTGGCTTCGGCCTGGTGATGACCGCAGCGGCGTACGTCGCTCCCGCCGGCCAGGCCTGGGGCGGCCAGCTCGGCATCGCCTCCGACGACCACCTGCCGGGGCTGGCCCGGCTGGCCGAGGAGCTGCGCGCCACCGGCACCACCTCGTCGGTGCAGCTGCACCACGGCGGCCGCCGGTCCGACCCGCGACTGTCCGGACGGCCGAACCAGTGCCCCTGGGACGACCCGGAGAAGGACGCCGTCGCGATGACCACCGGTGAGGTCGAGGCGATGGTCGAGGACTTCGTGGCCGCCGCGGTGCGCGCGGAGCGGGCCGGCTTCGACGGGGTGCAGCTGCACGGGGCGCACGGCTACCTGCTGGGCCAGTTCCTCGACGCACGCCACAACGACCGCACCGACCGGTACGGCGGTGACCTGGAGGGCCGGATGCGGCCGCTGCTCGAGGTGGTGCAGGGGGTGCGCGCGGCGACCGGTCCCGGCTTCCAGCTGGGCGTGCGGCTCACGCCCGAGGGCAACGGCATCAGCCTCCAGGAGGGCGTGGAGACGGCCCGACGGCTGCTGGACTCCGACCTGCTCGACCACCTCGACATGTCCCTGTGGGACGTCACCATGCGCCCCCGGACCGGTGCGGACGGGCTGTTGATCGAGCACTTCGCCCGCCTGCCCCGCCGGCGTACAGCGCTGGGCGTCGCGGGCGGGGTGACCTCGGCCGCCGACGCCGCCTGGTGCCGGGGGCAGGGGGCGGACTTCGTGACGGTCGGGACCGGCGCGATCCTGCACCACGACTTCGCGGCCCGGGCGCTGGGCGACCCCGACTTCCGGGTGCGGGAGCGCCCGGTCAGCCGCGAGGAGCTGCGGGCGGAGTCCGTGGGCGAGGCGTTCCTCGACTACCTCGCCGCCGGCTGGGACGACCTCGTGGCGTGA
- a CDS encoding glycosyltransferase, which yields MSRAGSTIGYYVHHHGRGHLHRAGAVARALAQRHGCTVTGLSSFPRPADWRGPWAGGWVELARDDDPVPGPGAGDVTAGGRLHWVPRGHAGLSRRTAQLSAWLDATRPAAVVVDVSVEVSLLVRLHGVPVVGVVLPGERTDPAHRLALDTADALVGCWPPQVTGSVLPGLPAEVVDRVHGVGGLSRHPVTEEPPPGARRVLFLGGAGGHDLLDHEIDARLDAARAQAPGWTWEVADARRWRPDTGSLLREADVVVTHTGQNAVAEVAAARRPAVLVPQRRPHAEQATTAEVLGDGGWPAVVEPELPADGWAGRLERCLALDPVGWARWCDGRAADRFADVVAGVVGAAGVVGDTGAGAGHRRTPERSAS from the coding sequence ATGAGCCGCGCGGGCAGCACCATCGGCTACTACGTCCACCACCACGGCCGCGGTCACCTGCACCGTGCCGGCGCGGTCGCCCGGGCCCTGGCCCAGCGGCACGGCTGCACGGTCACCGGGCTGTCCTCCTTCCCGCGTCCCGCCGACTGGCGCGGGCCCTGGGCCGGCGGCTGGGTGGAGCTGGCCCGCGACGACGACCCGGTGCCCGGGCCGGGTGCCGGCGACGTCACCGCCGGCGGACGCCTGCACTGGGTCCCCCGCGGGCACGCCGGCCTCTCCCGGCGTACGGCGCAGCTCTCGGCCTGGCTCGACGCGACCCGGCCGGCCGCGGTGGTCGTCGACGTGTCGGTGGAGGTCTCGCTGCTCGTGCGCCTGCACGGCGTCCCCGTGGTGGGGGTGGTGCTGCCGGGTGAGCGCACCGACCCGGCCCACCGCCTCGCCCTCGACACCGCCGACGCGCTGGTCGGCTGCTGGCCGCCGCAGGTGACCGGCTCGGTGCTGCCCGGGCTGCCCGCGGAGGTGGTCGACCGGGTCCACGGGGTGGGCGGCCTGTCCCGCCACCCGGTCACCGAGGAACCCCCGCCCGGGGCGCGTCGCGTGCTGTTCCTGGGCGGGGCAGGGGGCCATGACCTGCTCGACCACGAGATCGACGCCCGGCTCGACGCCGCACGCGCGCAGGCCCCCGGGTGGACCTGGGAGGTCGCCGACGCCAGGCGCTGGCGCCCGGACACCGGGTCCCTGCTGCGGGAGGCCGACGTCGTGGTCACCCACACCGGGCAGAACGCCGTCGCCGAGGTCGCGGCCGCACGCCGGCCGGCGGTGCTGGTGCCGCAACGCCGCCCGCACGCGGAGCAGGCCACCACCGCCGAGGTCCTCGGCGACGGCGGCTGGCCCGCGGTGGTGGAGCCGGAGCTGCCGGCGGACGGCTGGGCCGGCCGGCTCGAGCGGTGCCTGGCGCTGGACCCCGTCGGCTGGGCGAGGTGGTGCGACGGGCGGGCCGCCGACCGGTTCGCCGACGTGGTCGCCGGGGTCGTCGGGGCCGCCGGGGTCGTCGGGGACACGGGGGCCGGGGCCGGGCACCGTCGTACTCCCGAGCGGAGCGCGTCGTGA
- a CDS encoding CDGSH iron-sulfur domain-containing protein, giving the protein MSGEQTTTHEVLLCPDGPVLIPGPVTVEDEQGVKHHSERPVVALCRCGASSVPPWCDGSHKQVRRRPAAAVPTPRSGRDLEDY; this is encoded by the coding sequence ATGAGCGGTGAGCAGACCACCACCCACGAGGTGCTGCTGTGCCCCGACGGGCCGGTGCTCATCCCGGGTCCGGTCACCGTCGAGGACGAGCAGGGCGTCAAGCACCACTCCGAGCGGCCGGTCGTGGCGCTGTGCCGCTGCGGTGCCTCGTCGGTGCCGCCGTGGTGCGACGGGTCGCACAAGCAGGTACGCCGCCGCCCGGCCGCCGCTGTGCCGACCCCGCGCAGCGGCCGCGACCTCGAGGACTACTAG
- a CDS encoding alkene reductase: MTVGSWELPQRFVMAPLTRNRSPETVPTELNATYYAQRAGAGLIISEGTQPSAVGQGYLATPGLHSPEQVAGWRRTAEAVHAEGGRIVVQLMHVGRVAHPDNKGGLETVAPSAIAAPGEMVTATGRVPHPEPRALGTDEVPGIVEEFVQAARNAVEAGVDGVEVHSANGYLLHQFLSPVSNTRTDGYGGSPECRARLTVEVTRAVAEAIGAERVGIRISPAHNIQGVLEEDAADTRATYEALVDGIADLGLAYLSILADPSAELTQDLRGRFGGPVVLNSGFSEQTTFEEVEKLLADDLADLVAVGRPFLANPDLAERWRRGAALNEPDPATFYGGGAEGYTDYPTLAGS; encoded by the coding sequence GTGACGGTCGGCTCCTGGGAGCTGCCCCAGCGCTTCGTGATGGCCCCGCTGACGCGCAACCGGTCCCCCGAGACCGTGCCGACGGAGCTGAACGCGACCTACTACGCCCAGCGCGCCGGTGCCGGCCTGATCATCAGCGAGGGCACCCAGCCCAGCGCGGTCGGCCAGGGCTACCTCGCGACCCCGGGCCTGCACTCCCCGGAGCAGGTCGCCGGCTGGCGGCGCACCGCCGAGGCCGTGCACGCCGAGGGCGGACGCATCGTCGTGCAGCTCATGCACGTCGGCCGCGTCGCGCACCCGGACAACAAGGGCGGCCTCGAGACCGTCGCCCCGAGCGCGATCGCCGCACCCGGCGAGATGGTCACCGCCACCGGCCGGGTCCCCCACCCGGAGCCGCGCGCCCTGGGCACCGACGAGGTCCCCGGCATCGTCGAGGAGTTCGTGCAGGCCGCGCGCAACGCGGTCGAGGCCGGCGTCGACGGCGTGGAGGTGCACTCGGCCAACGGCTACCTGCTGCACCAGTTCCTGTCCCCGGTGAGCAACACGCGCACCGACGGGTACGGCGGCTCGCCGGAGTGCCGCGCCCGTCTGACCGTCGAGGTCACCCGGGCGGTCGCCGAGGCGATCGGCGCCGAGCGCGTCGGCATCCGGATCAGCCCCGCCCACAACATCCAGGGCGTGCTGGAGGAGGACGCCGCCGACACCCGAGCGACCTACGAGGCCCTCGTGGACGGCATCGCCGACCTCGGCCTGGCCTACCTCTCCATCCTGGCCGACCCGAGCGCGGAGCTCACCCAGGACCTGCGCGGTCGCTTCGGCGGCCCGGTCGTCCTCAACTCCGGCTTCTCGGAGCAGACCACCTTCGAGGAGGTCGAGAAGCTGCTCGCCGACGACCTCGCCGACCTGGTCGCCGTGGGTCGGCCGTTCCTGGCCAACCCCGACCTGGCCGAGCGCTGGCGTCGCGGTGCGGCTCTCAACGAGCCCGACCCGGCCACGTTCTACGGCGGCGGCGCGGAGGGCTACACCGACTACCCGACACTGGCCGGCTCCTGA
- a CDS encoding ABC transporter substrate-binding protein has translation MRVLVLVLGLVLSALFSACGSQLHPDDVRAVGQTGTGTAVSGAGADVGGGTTTSVDGSSDVGGDVSTAGGSDGGTTSSTGGGTGTSGGGPSGGDDAAGDPTGGTKAGSCDGFKNSTGITDKEIVVANSSDLSGPVPGLFESARLATAAYLAYFNSRSDICGRKLTLLELDSKTDSAGDQSAYTRACAESFAAVGSVSIYDAGGARTTQECGLPDLRANILTEGRADCTTCFAAQALEPGVITDAAYQFYTKQNKAATQSAAFLYLDLGGSPALARSFSETAASVGFQVKILKGIGTAEFNYAPFVQEMKDKDIRFVSFTGATIQAVRLADAMAQQGFEPDQFVVTQTQYGPEFHEQGGENVDGAMAPVPHPAFNSGNPEITQYVQWLQRVKPGASPSTFGLFAWSAARLFAERAVALGGKLSRETLLAEIRKVSSWTAGGMHAEMNVGGKKSFPCQTVVQLQQGEWRQISGKGYTCGNLVRTSVAR, from the coding sequence GTCTCGTCCTCTCAGCGCTCTTCTCCGCCTGCGGCTCCCAGCTGCACCCCGACGACGTCCGTGCTGTCGGTCAGACCGGCACGGGCACGGCGGTCTCCGGCGCGGGCGCCGACGTCGGGGGCGGCACGACGACCTCGGTCGACGGCAGCAGCGATGTCGGTGGAGACGTCTCCACCGCCGGCGGCTCGGACGGCGGCACGACCTCCTCGACCGGCGGCGGCACCGGCACCTCGGGTGGCGGACCGTCCGGCGGCGACGACGCGGCCGGCGACCCGACCGGCGGCACGAAGGCCGGGTCCTGCGACGGGTTCAAGAACTCCACGGGCATCACCGACAAGGAGATCGTCGTCGCGAACTCCTCCGACCTCTCCGGTCCGGTGCCCGGTCTCTTCGAGTCCGCCCGGCTGGCGACGGCCGCCTACCTGGCCTACTTCAACTCCCGCTCCGACATCTGCGGTCGCAAGCTGACGCTGCTGGAGCTGGACAGCAAGACCGACTCCGCAGGCGACCAGTCGGCCTACACCCGTGCCTGCGCGGAGTCCTTCGCCGCCGTCGGGTCGGTCTCGATCTACGACGCCGGCGGCGCGCGCACCACCCAGGAGTGCGGCCTGCCGGACCTGCGGGCCAACATCCTGACCGAGGGGCGCGCGGACTGCACGACCTGCTTCGCCGCCCAGGCACTGGAGCCGGGTGTCATCACCGATGCGGCGTACCAGTTCTACACCAAGCAGAACAAGGCGGCCACGCAGTCCGCTGCCTTCCTCTACCTCGACCTGGGTGGCTCGCCCGCCCTCGCCCGGAGCTTCTCGGAGACCGCCGCGTCGGTGGGCTTCCAGGTGAAGATCCTCAAGGGGATCGGCACCGCGGAGTTCAACTACGCGCCGTTCGTGCAGGAGATGAAGGACAAGGACATCCGCTTCGTCTCCTTCACCGGCGCGACCATCCAGGCCGTGCGCCTGGCCGACGCGATGGCCCAGCAGGGCTTCGAGCCCGACCAGTTCGTGGTCACCCAGACGCAGTACGGTCCCGAGTTCCACGAGCAGGGCGGGGAGAACGTCGACGGCGCGATGGCGCCGGTCCCGCACCCCGCCTTCAACTCGGGCAACCCCGAGATCACCCAGTACGTCCAGTGGCTGCAGCGGGTCAAGCCCGGTGCGTCGCCCAGCACCTTCGGGCTCTTCGCCTGGTCCGCCGCGCGGCTCTTCGCCGAGCGGGCGGTCGCCCTCGGTGGCAAGCTGAGCCGCGAGACGCTCCTGGCCGAGATCCGCAAGGTGAGCTCGTGGACGGCCGGCGGGATGCACGCCGAGATGAACGTCGGTGGGAAGAAGTCCTTCCCGTGCCAGACCGTCGTCCAGCTGCAGCAGGGCGAGTGGCGCCAGATCTCCGGCAAGGGCTACACCTGCGGCAACCTCGTGCGTACGTCGGTGGCCCGCTGA
- a CDS encoding iron-containing redox enzyme family protein — protein sequence MRAPLPTPRGSLTEALTEALLEQGVLRCVDADSDDDAALALWMLYELHHRGLEGVDDALEWDPALLVLRARLEHDLEERWRDRARHLALPAQERLADGEDFAEVFFDLCAADTGGESLARFVQREAETEQVLALLRQRSIYHVREQDSAMWALPRLDDETKAHLVAIAADEYGNGHPDRLHAELWRRGMAACDLDTGYAAYLDEALPQVLEQNNLMSMLGLHRRLVPAALGHLAAFEVCSSVPSKRMVRGLERLGMPEPVVEYYREHMVADAVHEQVAVRRMLGGWVAREPDVADDMLWGAAVCLAAEQETATAVLTAVRDEESMAGSREAVA from the coding sequence ATGCGGGCGCCGCTGCCGACCCCGCGCGGGTCACTGACCGAGGCGTTGACCGAGGCCCTGCTCGAGCAGGGGGTGCTGCGCTGCGTGGACGCCGACTCCGACGACGACGCCGCCCTGGCGCTGTGGATGCTCTACGAGCTGCACCACCGTGGCCTGGAGGGCGTCGACGACGCCCTGGAGTGGGACCCCGCGCTGCTGGTCCTGCGGGCCCGTCTCGAGCACGACCTGGAGGAGCGTTGGCGCGACCGTGCCCGGCACCTGGCCCTGCCCGCGCAGGAGCGGCTGGCCGACGGTGAGGACTTCGCCGAGGTCTTCTTCGACCTCTGTGCCGCCGACACCGGGGGTGAGTCCCTGGCCCGGTTCGTCCAGCGCGAGGCCGAGACCGAGCAGGTCCTGGCGCTGCTGCGCCAGCGCTCGATCTACCACGTGCGTGAGCAGGACTCGGCGATGTGGGCGCTGCCGCGGCTCGACGACGAGACCAAGGCGCACCTGGTGGCGATAGCCGCCGACGAGTACGGCAACGGCCACCCCGACCGCCTGCACGCCGAGCTGTGGCGTCGCGGGATGGCGGCCTGCGACCTCGACACCGGCTACGCGGCGTACCTCGACGAGGCGCTGCCGCAGGTGCTGGAGCAGAACAACCTGATGTCGATGCTCGGGCTGCACCGCCGCCTGGTGCCGGCCGCGCTGGGGCACCTGGCCGCCTTCGAGGTGTGCAGCTCGGTGCCCTCGAAGCGGATGGTGCGCGGGCTGGAGCGTCTCGGGATGCCCGAGCCGGTCGTGGAGTACTACCGCGAGCACATGGTGGCCGACGCGGTCCACGAGCAGGTGGCCGTGCGACGGATGCTCGGCGGCTGGGTCGCCCGCGAGCCCGACGTCGCCGACGACATGCTGTGGGGTGCGGCGGTCTGCCTGGCCGCCGAGCAGGAGACCGCCACCGCGGTGCTCACGGCGGTCCGCGACGAGGAGTCGATGGCCGGCAGCCGGGAGGCCGTGGCATGA